ATGGAGAAATGCAAAATCATCCAAGAAAGATGGAAGTCTGtcaaattgaaaaacaaaattcagtTGAGTGAAAGccaataaaattgcaaaaaaaaattctaaaaaaaaaaaaagagagctcGCTAGGCTGAAAACCTAAAAGGGCAAtctaggtaaaaaaaaaattgagagtgAGTGATTTGACCACAAGATAGGATGCTAAGAAGACCAAAAGAGGGAGTTGAAAAATCAAGACCAAATGAAAGGAATCAATGAAAACCAATGAGAAGATGATGAACATGACAAAGATTTTATTACAAGAGTCAATGATAGAAGATGTGGAAAAATCTTCCAATGCTTGAAATTAAAGTATTGCATAATTTTTATCCTCCCTTTCAATAACTTGAACTTGGCCTACATTACAAACTTTGAATAAAGCCCTCCATGAAGTCCTGCTAATTGAAAGCATACATTTAGCATTGATGATAGTTTCTCTTGGATTAAGAAGGAAATTGATCAAGATTATCAAGCCCCACTGGCTGatatctttaaaaaacaaatttcacaaattctcaagtggccaaaattttttttctaagccCCAAACACTCACTGTCTTTGCTCCCAATAGAAAATGACTCTCAAGAgaacaaatttccaaattcttaaaaattttcaaatcttcaaacttaggatttttccttttcttgcttGTTACCAACAAATGTGATTCCCAAGACTTTCATTTCTTTGATTGTCTTTGAAGACTTaatctaaaaattttcaaaatgaagaagcaaatttgattacatgtttttaatgattttaaatCCTTTCTAGCCAATGAGATCGAGTTGACAATTGAGCATTATGATTGGTCAAAGAGGTTCAAAAGATCACCTTTTGTtcatttgaaaaagataaaatttcaaaaaatctcattaaattgttgtttttcaaaaaaaaaattaaaaaaaagaattttcaaaacttcattttttaaaacttttattccGAACTACGTTTAGACCCGATCCCTATGAGAGAGGTATGTAGGCAGCCTTTTCAAAGGCCCAGTCATGATCACCCAAAAAGaaacttcatttcaaaaaagatttttcaaaacttcatttttctaaacttttttttttgaactacgTTTGAACCTGATCCTCTAGGAGAGAGGTACGTAGGTAGCCTTTTCAAAGGACCGGTAACAATCACCCAAAAGgaaactttatttcaaaaaatatttttcaaaacttcatttctccaaaaaaaacaaaaaaattgaactagTTTAGAACTGATCCTCTATTAGAGAGGTACGTAGGCAGCCTTTTCAAAAGGCCTAGTCAcaatcactcaaaaaaaaaaaacatcttttTTCAAAGactcaaaatcaaaacattttttgtgtgaatttaGGCTAGGAGCATTTGTTTTGCATTAAGTATATCATCAATTTTCTGTGCAAGCATgtctaaactaggggcattggctcaaaacatttttataataactgAGTACTAACAAGTTCATGGAAAGAATCTTTTGCAGGAGGTGGATGTGAATTTTTCATCTACTCAACAATCACCATCAATCTTCAGTTCAGACATGCCAATCAACACTCCCACAGAGCCCATTGGCCCATCATCCCAACAATCCTTGTTTTGCTcagttttgtgattttgatcttattttacccaaatttttctttattgaggTCCCTACACaataagatttttcaaaattcacattgatttTTGAACTAGGGCATTCGGCCATGCATCAtccatttcaaaaaagaaaaaaaaaacatcatcatcatctttttcataaaaaatcaagacttccaaaaaaatcatgcatccaTTTTTAAACTAGGGGAATTCAACCATGCCTCATccattttgagaaaaaaaaaagaaatcatatttttctcaaatatcAAGGTTTCCAAACAATCATACATCAATCgacaaactaggggcattcagcCATGCCTCATTCCTAAAATTATTCCAACTTGATGGGAGTTTCGCAATGATTGCACCCACTTGGAATGATTCAGGAATATTGATTGACAAATCATGAAGTTTATTGACCAAAATCTGTAATTCATGTACTTGATCCAGAACTAAGATATTATCAAGCATTTTATAATCAAAATacttttgaataataaacttatttgtatttattttctcaattttgtaCTTTGCCTCCAAAGCATTCCAAATCTCTTTCAGTGACTTCATTGATGTGTAAAGATCATAGAGACGATCCAAAAGAGTATTGAGAATGTGCCCTTTGCAAATCAGTTCGTCTTCCtcccatttctttttttttgcctttatcTCATTAGTGTCTTCATCACTCGTAGTAGGAAAAGACATCAAATTCGGGTACAAGACATAGAAGAATTTGAGTGCAATAATTAGGAATTTCATCTTGTCTTTCCACCGGTCGAAATTGGTTCCATCAAAGAGATCCAATTTCACCAACTCATGATTCAACATCTTCAATGCTGAAACATCACTTGTTCCTTCCATTGTAGGAAATATTGTCTGAGATTGTTAGGGATATTATACAATGTAATAATGGAAGAACAAGgttaacacaaaagacaaatataaaatagataacttggaggCACAATATCGTTtttcttagacaatatttgtccCCCACACTATTGTTGGTAAAGGGTTATCGCAAATTTGTCACCAGGATACAATCAAGATGTTGGGTTCTACAGATAGCAATTCTGGAGAATGACCAcaggatttcttgtgtttcaaatgaacataagcctctatatatacccatagggttatatttcatcaaaaggcacgtatggagagttaaaatgtttcataaaactGTTCACAAGGCTTGAAACCTCTTCAAATATATTGAATAGTCACCAAAAAATTCTATAGAAAAATCCTGATTTTcgactttcgatcgatcgagaattcctttcgatCAATTGAGTGCTCTTTTCAATTGGTTGAACAGGAATTGAGCACCGATCGAGTCATCCAAAAACTCCAGGATTTTTTCTTTGCCATTCTGATCAATCGAGCCAAAGTGTCAACTGATCGAAAATGcttaaacttgaattttcactttgaaaacttttttttagaataaataataataataataataataataatattaataataataataataataataataataataaaaggaacacatttgaaaaaatgacaaatcTTAGATACAAAGTTTGTTTGGGATtcacttattttgttaaaatagaaaaatttttgttgaaagtactctagataaaagtaaaagttaattgaaatagtacagtgtgacctataaatagtaccaaaagtgCAAtggggcccatgaatagtaacaaaaataagttaaatagtaaaataatctaGTTTTTTAAGCTGGAGCCAAACACACACAGTACTTTAAGTGCTGCTCTTTAGATTCTCCTTTTAAAATTCAGCTATgtgactacttaactaaaaattaCTTTTCCTTCTCATGAGAAAAAACCCACATGAGTAAACCTTAAGAATGGAATCTAAGGAACAGCACCTAAATACTGTACATAAGTTTTGCCCCTGAAAAAATATGTTAGGCACTCTTAGTAAGGATTCACactcattttaattttcaaatataattattatcCACGAGGCTTTTGCAATGGAACTTGTGATACCAACTCCATCCACGTCGTCTAGTGCTATTTTGAAGATGGTTTTCTCAAGTCTCAACCCTTCTTTCCCTTCGATATACCACGTCTTTGTTAGccattcaaggaaaaaaaaaaaaaaaaaaaatctcaagcaAAAAACACGCCACACCGTGTAACACATTATTAATTCAGACCCTACTTTGAGATCTTTCCTAAAACCACACCCAAAAGTAATCAACTTTTAGTTCTGTGATATAGacctttttttccaaaataatcaAGTCAGGAAGAAATTCAAGTTAGGATATTCAAATTATCAAGTCAGGAAGTAATTAATGTTACACATGTTTCAAGCTCTAAATTTCCAAAAGGTCTAACgggttaaaaagaaaacattattaTCCAAATTATCATTAAATAATCAAGGATCTATCTTGCTATGGTTTTCACACAAAATGGTGGTAATCCGAGAAGGTGGCGAGCAAAGTTTACTTTGATGCTTCTATAGTTGGTTCTGCTCCACcaaatgtaataaataaataaacagaaATATGGAAGATAAAGAGAGGGATCGATTTGCaggaaattaatattaatagttGTAAAACCAAATCTTAAGAAGAGGTTGGGAAATAGAAACTTTGCAAAATTTCCAATGTTTAACATGAGGTTgggaaatttcaaaatttcaaaatttctaagAAATGTGAGTTCCTTTACTATGATTCTTGAGTCAGAAACCACCACATCGCTCCCGTGAACTTAGTTGCAAAAATAGAACTATGGGATTTGTTTAAAGAAGATGGGTGTACTTGTGGAGCCTTGATGGGAAAAGGATTAAGTTCTGGGAACGGTGAATGTGAGTGTggtttttaaggaaaaaatagcTAATGTGGGAATTAAAAACTCTATATTGAGGACATGTTAAGTGGTGTCTTTTTCACtgatatattttatgaaaattaatggttataaaaatgtgtaacttttaGTCATTTATGCCAAATGTAACTTGAAatcatttcatatatataaaattaatgatAAGATCATAAGGCtttcctaaaagaaaaaagaattaatatatatatatatatatatatatatatatattgtagaatATACAAGTGAACAgaagtaaccgtgtaaatatatatgactaccgtaactttgtattttaattttttaatattttctctcgCATCTCCCATTAGATTCCCTCTCTCCCattagattttctctcttcCCCTACTCTCTTTCCTAACTCTATTCTTTCATTATCTCCTCTTGAATCCCAACAACCTCTATAAATTCATCATATCCATCCTAAATCTAGATCCCAAACTCATCAAACCCATATACAAAATTCAAATGAATCATCAAACCCAGAtctcaaagaaaagaagaagcaaaagaaagagcagagggaggaggaagaagaagaagaagaagaagaagaaagaaagaagaagaaaaagaaaaaagagcaacGGCAGTGACTGATCTagtgagaagaagaagaagaagaagaagaagaaagagtagCAGCGGTGGTTGATCTAGTGAGAGGCTGTGGGTTTGGGATGAGAGGGATGAGAGCAGCGAGAGTTTTATGTGGGTGTTTTCAGATTTGAGAGGGGagagagaataaataaaaataatgataaaaatgaataaaaataattatttaaataaaataatgtgcaatatataaactaatgtaagtgtttttgaaaaatgattgtataaaatagaaaacgtaagtttttatgctaaaataggtTCTTTTGCAAAGCTCTTATCAATTGGAAAGAAACTTTTCTGTATTAACCAAACATCAATATCTAGTTTTCctgtaaaattataaaaaaaaaaaaaagaaaaaaaaaaagcaataccTAGTTAGAGTTGGCATCCTTTGGAGGAAAATCCCAACAGTGCAATTATTATGGACTCCAACAAGGATGCAATAATCTAATTGAGATAGGATAGAAGATGCAGTTACTATAACTAGTCCTTTCCATCTTACAAGTTAATAAGCAGAGTATTTGTGCACTACTTACAATTTCAAACACTTTCccataaaaataagaaataataaagtTGTCGGTTGACCATTGTTGAACACACGTAACTGTTCAAAACTTTCACTTTTGTTCTGTGTCGTTATTCAATTGTGCATCATGTgttagatataaaatattcttaaaaaatgtgGAAGGTTTGTATGAAACTgtcaataataattttcaaatcctGTTAT
The sequence above is drawn from the Castanea sativa cultivar Marrone di Chiusa Pesio chromosome 5, ASM4071231v1 genome and encodes:
- the LOC142635738 gene encoding uncharacterized protein LOC142635738 — its product is MEGTSDVSALKMLNHELVKLDLFDGTNFDRWKDKMKFLIIALKFFYVLYPNLMSFPTTSDEDTNEIKAKKKKWEEDELICKGHILNTLLDRLYDLYTSMKSLKEIWNALEAKYKIEKINTNKFIIQKYFDYKMLDNILVLDQVHELQILVNKLHDLSINIPESFQVGAIIAKLPSSWNNFRNEAWLNAPSLSIDV